From Symphalangus syndactylus isolate Jambi chromosome 5, NHGRI_mSymSyn1-v2.1_pri, whole genome shotgun sequence:
ATGGGCTTGTCTTCATATTTATCATGCATGGGAGTTTTAGTAGTTCTTGAATATATGGATTTGTTCTTTCCTCTATTCAAAAATTATCTTTGGATCCCCTGTGGATTTGTTTCTATTACAGATGACTTCTCTTAGATTTAgtaatatgtggatttatttctagccatatgtacacacacacacacatacagacacataatTTTGTTTTAGGACTCCAACAGCAACTATGTTAGACCGTTTCATATGTTCCATAGTCTCTGAAactcctttaaatattttaataatttttctttttttttttggtttgtataTATTCTACTGGACAGTAACTAATTATCTGTTTAgccatgttttgttttaatccattcaccaattcaatattttaatttattatattttttaattttaaaatctctttttggTTCTTTTAATATACTTCAGTACTCTGCCAAAATTTTTCATCTATCTTTTTATTCCCTAAGCATGTCAAGTGTAGTTATTTAACATTTACgtctaatattttcatttactgaAGCTCTTGTGAGCCTAATTCTGctacatatatctatattttgGATGTAGTAATTTCTTAACTTCTGAAGCCTGGTAAATTTTTGTTGGGTACTAGACTATATCTGCATCTTCATGTGTATCTAGATATAACTATATCTGCAAtggtatctatatctatatataaataggtatctatatttacatttgtatctaaatttatctatataaagaaataatttagagCTCACTGTGATGTTCTCCTCCTCCTAGAagaatttaaatttgattttggaaGGATAGAACAAGAGCCCTGGTATTCCTATATCCTCTTAACCTAATCAAGTGCTGAAATGATTTGGAGCTGAACTTCAGCCTCTCTTTTGGATCTAACAAGATGCCTATTCTAAAAGTAGTCGTGAATTCCATGACTTTCTGCTTCTTTATTTATCAACACCTTTCTTAGATTTTGGCCCtggtaatttctaaatattttcacatgTATGCTTATATATCAAGACCTTTCTTAGATTTTGACACTCatcatttctgaatattttcacatGTATTTTCCTTGTCTAGATTTTCTAAACAAAAGACTTTAgttataaattgtttttttcatttgtgagCATTTGATTTTAACTTATTTACCCTTAGGTATGAACCTAATCATTTATACCTAATCATTGGataaaagatttctttttaaaagtacataagTGATTAgaatagaagagaaaatggaataaaagtGCCCAATCTCAGCCGGGcgtggggctcatgcctgtaatctcagcactttgggaggccgaggcgagcggatcacctgaggtcaggagttggagaccagtccagccaacatggcgaaaccctgtctctactaaaaatgcaagaaaattagccaggcgtggtggtgggtgcctgtaatcccaggtactagggaggctgaggcaggagacttgcttgaacccaggaggcggaggttgcagtgagctgagattgcaccactgcactccaacctgggtgacagagcaagactctgtctcaaaaaaaaaaaaaaaaaaaaaaaaaaaagtgccctaCTCAAGACTGTTTTAGTAGTTTGAATGCCCATATTTGTCATTACCACACCATATGAAATCACTTTGCATTGTAACTGAGCTAAATTTCCAATAATTCCTTGAATACACAAAGACTTTCAGCCCTTTCTGCTTTGCTTATTGTGTGTAATCTTCCCAGACTTCTCCCCTCCGATATTTCTGTCTTTGCAAGTCGAAAATTTGCAGTTCCTCTAAGATATCGTAGAATAAGTTTTCCCTCTATATTCCTTATCATCTTTGTGTCtccatatttttacatttaacataACTTACATGTATAATGGATCTCTTTCTCTAACAGCTGTTGTCTAAAGGAATAATGCATGGGAATAGTTATTGGACATTGtttgaactctttttttcttctcaacttTCGGTTCCTTATTGAAATCTATTTATCTTCACACTTCGCTGTTTCTGGAATTACTTTGCCTGAGAAAACAAAGAATGCTaccacaaaaaagagaaataacatttCCCTAATTTTATGCTCAGATGTGAATTAAATTATCACTTCTGATGATATCAAAAGGTTATTATCTTCAGCTTTACTTATTGTGAAACATGAATACAAACCAAGGTGGAATATCAATCCTCCATTCAAGTTTCATGGTATCCCTTATAACACACAtgtagataattgaatcatattGAATTCTCATCAATGAGATGCAGGCATTTGATCATGATTACCAACAAATATTGGGTGACTTCAAAAGTTACTTCAAATCACTTTCGTTTCTCTTCAGTTcgatttttcttttatgtatatctaaaaccatatcattctaaatagtatttttttctctgcagATTCTTGATATAACTATCAACTAGTCTGCTACCTTATACTTGTTGGCATAGACACAAGAATCCACATTTTATAAGGGGATCAAGCTAATTCCTGATTCTgagattttaatgaataaaagtcTGTATATTTAGTAGACTTCCACTATCTGtagtttgaataacaaaaatcTCTGAGGCCACCAAAAGTTTGTCTGAATCCCAAACTTCATATGATTTTCAAacctattcatatatatatatatatatatatatatatatatacatatatatacaccaattGTTTCATAATAATTCCCTAATACATCACAACCAAAACCCTAGCAATGTAAAACCACCACAAACATAGCTGAATATGAGACCAATGGATTTACTGGATTAAAATGATTTGACTTTTTATACAATTGTGGAAGAAAATCGAATAATATAAATTCTACTTTTAATGTGTACTTCAAGATTTATTTTCAGCTAGTACTCCAATTACAGTTTTTCAGATGAAGCCTGCCAGCCAGTATTTGGGGCCAAAGACAAACTGAGAACTTGATAATTAGAGAGTAAGAGGCTAATTCTTTCTGTACATGATGAAAACAATAAAGGTTATGAGTAGAGGCATTGATGGCATTAGCCAACAAAATTAGCAATTTAACAAGATGATCAATAATAGAAGCCTGATCCACAAGTTGGTCTGTAGCAAGAAGACTGGCAGCTCCTAGAAGCCAAGTAGGTTGGGCGGCAGAATCCAGAGCCATAGCCCCGGGAAGGGAAGCCACAGCCTCCATAACCCAGGGATCTGAAGCCACTGGACCCACAGCCCACCGAGTAGCAGCTCCTCGATCCATAGCCCAGGGAGCCGTAGCTGCTGGATCTACAGCCTAGAGACCCAGAGTAAGTTGTCTGGCAGGGACTGCAGAGCAAGGAGGTTCTGGGGCGGTAGCAGGAGGTCTGGCAGGGGCTGGACTCCACATAGGATGTCTGGCAGCTGGTGGGCTCCCAGCAGGTCTCCTGACAGCCTCTATAGAGAGAGGATCCCAGCTGGCAGGTGCCGGGAGAGCAGAGGTCAGTGCTGTAGACCAGGTTGCCGGGGTAGGAAAAGCCACAGGAGGAGGCTGGGTAGTGCAGGTAGCCACCACAGGAGCGGGAGCAGAAGTTTCCAGAGCAGCAGTTGTAGGACATGTTGACGGGAGATGTGAGTTCAGCTGAGTTACACTGAGAAGATTCTGAGTTTGTGTACCACTCCTGGACAGGACCATTTATACACGTTCAGTCGTGGGTGTGGCACCCTACAGGGTCATCCTTCACATATTTGAGCTCCCGCATTTCATATAAGTAACTTAGTAATCTTCTTTGTCATTGCGGTTAACTAACACCCTTCATCTTATATTTATGGAAGAACTCATTTTGTTTTATAGCTCTGCGTCaatgaaatacatttatgttACAAATGCTATGACAGTATGTGATTAATGCCAACTCCATTATGGCCAGGAAAACCCCTCTTATTTTCTCTGCCCATGATTTATACATCTGCTCCTGTTTTGGCTGGGAAATTCTTTCTGTCTTGGGTGGGGATAGTAATGTATTCATCTTTTTTTGTCAGTGGCCTAGAGGCAGAAATCTTATTGTTCACACTCTCCAAAATAGTTTGCCATCTGTTATTTACTATAATCAGTGCTTATAAGTCCAGTCTCGAGGGCCTATATAAAAGTAAGCCAAAGGAATTGAGAGATAACTAGACAT
This genomic window contains:
- the KRTAP13-1 gene encoding keratin-associated protein 13-1, whose translation is MSYNCCSGNFCSRSCGGYLHYPASSCGFSYPGNLVYSTDLCSPGTCQLGSSLYRGCQETCWEPTSCQTSYVESSPCQTSCYRPRTSLLCSPCQTTYSGSLGCRSSSYGSLGYGSRSCYSVGCGSSGFRSLGYGGCGFPSRGYGSGFCRPTYLASRSCQSSCYRPTCGSGFYY